The following coding sequences are from one Acidobacteriota bacterium window:
- a CDS encoding flavin reductase family protein encodes MAELKRDTIDTATSSWVDGYRRLTEVVIPRSIALVATVDSNGVPNLAPFSFFTIVSSNPPFLAFAPHRAGRTGTKKDTLRNVEQVGEFTVSVVTEEIAERVNSCAASLPYGESEFEHSGLTPVAAERVKAPLVAESPVGLECTLEEIRSYGEAGGAGSLVVGRVVLMHIDPALRDPSDGRVLPERLRAVGRMGGSLWCRTLDTFKLERPS; translated from the coding sequence ATGGCCGAACTCAAACGTGACACGATTGACACTGCAACCTCGTCGTGGGTCGACGGTTACCGGCGGCTCACCGAGGTCGTGATTCCACGATCAATTGCGCTGGTGGCGACAGTCGACTCCAACGGAGTCCCCAACCTCGCGCCGTTTTCGTTCTTCACCATCGTGTCCTCGAACCCGCCGTTTCTTGCCTTCGCACCCCATCGCGCGGGTCGCACCGGAACCAAGAAGGACACGCTGAGAAATGTCGAGCAGGTCGGGGAGTTCACGGTGTCGGTGGTGACCGAAGAAATTGCCGAGCGGGTCAACAGCTGCGCAGCTTCATTGCCCTACGGCGAGAGCGAGTTCGAGCATTCGGGGCTGACTCCGGTGGCGGCCGAGCGGGTGAAGGCGCCGCTGGTGGCCGAGTCGCCGGTGGGACTGGAGTGCACGCTCGAGGAGATCCGCAGCTACGGGGAGGCGGGCGGGGCCGGTTCCCTGGTCGTCGGCCGAGTGGTGTTGATGCACATCGACCCCGCGCTGCGAGACCCCTCTGACGGGCGCGTTCTCCCAGAGCGATTACGGGCCGTCGGCCGCATGGGCGGCTCTCTGTGGTGCCGTACCCTCGACACCTTCAAGCTCGAGCGCCCCAGCTGA
- a CDS encoding dienelactone hydrolase family protein produces MKLEPIHAAGRVAYSGIDVREAERAMILVHGRGATPESILALADELPGDLGFAFVAPGASESSAHPRSWYPNSFLAPIEANEPGLSSGLAKIEETVMELGEHGIGPENTVLLGFSQGACLTAEFAARHARRWGGVVALAGGLVGDGDAPRDYAGAFHGTPVFLGCSDRDPHVPVSRVDETEEVLRRMGARVEKRIYPGMPHTVIRDELDWVENTMRRLANQQQHESTQVGIHSG; encoded by the coding sequence GTGAAGCTCGAGCCCATCCACGCCGCAGGAAGGGTCGCGTACTCCGGCATCGATGTTCGAGAAGCCGAAAGGGCCATGATCCTCGTCCACGGTCGAGGGGCGACGCCGGAGTCGATTCTGGCACTCGCCGACGAGCTGCCGGGAGACCTCGGCTTCGCCTTCGTGGCGCCGGGAGCCTCGGAGTCGAGCGCACATCCCAGGAGCTGGTACCCGAACAGCTTCCTCGCACCGATCGAGGCGAATGAGCCCGGTCTCTCTTCGGGGCTTGCGAAAATCGAGGAAACAGTGATGGAGCTGGGGGAGCACGGTATCGGGCCGGAAAACACCGTGTTGCTCGGATTTTCCCAGGGCGCCTGCTTGACGGCCGAGTTCGCCGCCCGACATGCGCGGCGGTGGGGTGGCGTGGTAGCCCTCGCCGGTGGCCTGGTTGGCGACGGTGACGCACCCCGCGACTACGCCGGCGCCTTCCACGGCACGCCGGTCTTTCTCGGCTGCTCCGATCGCGATCCCCACGTTCCAGTGTCGCGGGTTGACGAGACGGAAGAGGTGCTGCGTCGGATGGGTGCTCGTGTCGAGAAACGGATCTACCCCGGAATGCCCCACACGGTCATCCGCGACGAGCTGGACTGGGTGGAAAACACGATGCGTCGTTTGGCGAACCAGCAGCAGCACGAATCGACGCAGGTAGGGATCCACTCCGGATGA
- a CDS encoding sulfatase, with the protein MHPGGQCGTRRPSRPCDRDRPHLWYVRPQGLKMKIQVCRGLVQLSVAGLLAGALLGCDGQRAEAPSTAAVAGGPAPAKKKPNVLFIAVDDLRAELGCLGSPHIKTPNIDRIAARGVTFTRAYCQQAVCNPSRASLMTGLRPDSTRVWDLRTDFRDTIPDVVTLPQHFKRHGYFTTAVGKIYHNTLPDDASWSEPKLHVDGFPFDPDAVYLNEENVAAQEAKKERYIEAGEQDRHIDRLGHWYIKTVATEMADADDSAYFDGAQTDLAVDKIAELKEKDQPFFFGVGYYRPHLPFNAPRKYWDMYDPEQMSLADNGFMPKGAPIMSINTMRELLGYDDFRDEPTPYEGVLAPERQRHLKHGYYASVSYVDAQIGRLLDALEDLGLADDTIVVLWGDHGWKLGEHASWCKMTNLEIDARVPMIMSVPGMAGNGRQSNALVEFVDIYPTLCEAAELPLPEGLEGTSYLPLLEEPDRLWKTAAFSQFLREGIWVAPDGVEYMGYAVRTDRYRYVEWERWDDRSFAARELYDHQIDPHENVNMAGDPAYAAALEEAAAILEAGWKGALPPGRD; encoded by the coding sequence GTGCACCCCGGTGGGCAATGCGGAACTCGGCGCCCATCGCGCCCATGCGACCGGGACAGGCCGCACCTGTGGTACGTTCGCCCCCAAGGACTGAAAATGAAGATCCAGGTCTGCAGGGGGCTCGTGCAGCTTTCGGTGGCCGGCCTGCTCGCCGGAGCGCTGCTCGGGTGCGACGGCCAGCGCGCCGAGGCGCCGTCCACGGCGGCGGTGGCCGGCGGCCCGGCGCCGGCGAAGAAGAAGCCCAACGTGCTGTTCATCGCGGTCGACGACCTCCGGGCCGAGCTCGGATGCCTCGGCAGCCCTCACATCAAGACCCCGAACATCGACCGGATCGCGGCGCGAGGCGTTACCTTCACCCGGGCCTACTGCCAGCAGGCCGTGTGCAATCCGTCGAGGGCCTCGCTGATGACCGGTCTCCGGCCCGATTCCACCCGCGTGTGGGACCTGCGCACCGACTTCCGCGACACCATTCCGGACGTGGTCACCCTGCCGCAGCACTTCAAGCGGCACGGCTACTTCACCACTGCGGTCGGTAAGATCTACCACAATACGCTGCCCGACGACGCGTCATGGAGCGAGCCCAAGCTGCACGTGGACGGCTTTCCGTTCGATCCGGACGCGGTCTACCTGAACGAGGAGAACGTTGCCGCCCAGGAGGCCAAGAAGGAGCGGTACATCGAGGCGGGCGAGCAGGACAGGCACATCGATCGCTTGGGCCACTGGTATATCAAGACCGTGGCCACCGAGATGGCCGACGCGGACGACAGCGCCTACTTCGACGGCGCCCAGACCGACCTGGCGGTGGACAAGATCGCCGAGCTGAAGGAAAAGGATCAGCCGTTCTTCTTCGGCGTGGGCTACTACCGGCCCCACCTCCCATTCAACGCGCCCCGCAAGTACTGGGACATGTACGACCCCGAACAGATGTCGCTCGCCGATAACGGTTTCATGCCGAAGGGCGCGCCGATCATGTCAATCAACACGATGCGCGAACTCCTGGGCTACGACGACTTCCGCGACGAGCCGACGCCCTACGAGGGGGTGCTGGCCCCGGAGCGGCAACGCCACCTCAAGCACGGCTACTACGCCTCGGTGAGCTACGTGGATGCCCAGATCGGCCGACTGCTCGACGCCCTCGAAGATCTCGGGCTGGCCGACGACACCATCGTGGTGCTGTGGGGCGATCACGGCTGGAAGCTCGGCGAGCACGCCAGCTGGTGCAAGATGACCAACCTGGAGATCGACGCTCGGGTGCCGATGATCATGAGCGTGCCGGGAATGGCGGGCAACGGCCGGCAGAGCAACGCCCTCGTAGAGTTCGTAGACATTTACCCTACACTGTGCGAGGCGGCCGAGCTGCCGCTGCCCGAGGGGCTCGAGGGCACGAGCTACCTGCCTTTGCTCGAGGAGCCGGACCGTCTGTGGAAGACCGCCGCGTTCAGCCAGTTCCTCAGGGAGGGCATATGGGTGGCACCGGACGGGGTGGAGTACATGGGCTACGCGGTGCGCACTGATCGCTACCGCTACGTCGAGTGGGAGCGCTGGGACGACCGGAGCTTCGCCGCACGCGAGCTGTACGACCACCAGATCGATCCCCACGAGAATGTCAACATGGCCGGCGACCCGGCCTACGCCGCAGCCCTGGAGGAGGCGGCCGCGATTCTCGAGGCTGGCTGGAAGGGAGCGCTGCCGCCGGGTCGCGACTAG
- a CDS encoding arylsulfotransferase family protein has protein sequence MNGFSAASTSGKILARFAWAVVTVLLACGCGPQSHEVDRPAQDTESVLTEDEALRLDALGYLEFAPPPPDDASTGVVVHLPQLSSIDYVLLTYPVLARAELVDSNGDLVWDWKRDFGNWERAVLTANGDLLVVATEATGDNRKRHRVLLRLGFNGELLWKRQLPVHHHAVEISDGRIAVLTSRARRLSDPEGVRVVLDNGILLLSPDGEPQEEQSLTDMLTANPDLFTFRPVVDEDGKPARDFIHANFLHWMPGGKLAAESPLFDATNVMVTSRKQDTVAIVDWVRGRVLWAWGQGEIVGPHDACLLTNGNLLIFDNRSRSLESDQNEQWSRVIELDPLTRSIVWEYRGNPQESFCSHSRGTVQRLSGGTTLIGSSNQGRVFEVTSEGQVVWEYRTPHRNDKGEAAVLRAGHYEQAFIKDLLPR, from the coding sequence GTGAACGGATTCTCTGCCGCCTCGACCTCGGGGAAGATCCTGGCGCGCTTTGCCTGGGCGGTCGTCACGGTTTTGTTGGCCTGCGGCTGCGGTCCGCAATCCCATGAGGTTGACCGGCCAGCTCAAGACACGGAATCGGTGCTGACCGAGGACGAAGCCCTACGGCTCGATGCCCTCGGTTATCTCGAGTTCGCGCCGCCACCACCTGATGATGCCTCGACGGGTGTCGTCGTTCATCTCCCTCAGCTCTCGTCGATAGACTACGTGCTGCTCACTTACCCGGTGCTAGCGCGGGCAGAGCTCGTCGACTCGAACGGCGACCTCGTTTGGGATTGGAAAAGAGACTTTGGAAACTGGGAACGCGCCGTCCTGACCGCGAATGGCGACCTGCTCGTGGTCGCCACCGAGGCGACCGGCGACAACCGCAAGCGACACCGAGTCCTCCTTCGCCTGGGCTTCAATGGGGAACTCCTATGGAAGCGTCAACTCCCGGTTCACCACCACGCCGTCGAGATCTCTGACGGCCGGATCGCAGTGCTCACCTCCCGGGCGCGCCGCCTGTCCGATCCCGAGGGTGTTCGCGTCGTCCTGGACAACGGCATCCTCCTTCTCTCCCCGGATGGCGAACCACAAGAAGAGCAATCTCTTACGGACATGCTTACTGCAAACCCGGACCTATTCACATTCCGACCGGTGGTCGACGAGGACGGGAAGCCGGCGCGCGACTTCATCCATGCCAACTTCCTGCACTGGATGCCCGGCGGCAAGCTCGCTGCGGAGTCTCCCCTCTTCGACGCGACCAACGTGATGGTGACCTCGCGCAAGCAAGACACGGTCGCGATTGTCGACTGGGTACGGGGAAGAGTCCTCTGGGCATGGGGTCAGGGTGAGATCGTCGGACCCCACGACGCGTGTTTGCTGACCAACGGGAATCTCTTGATCTTCGACAACCGAAGTCGCAGCCTTGAAAGCGATCAGAATGAACAATGGTCCCGGGTCATCGAGCTCGACCCACTCACCCGGAGCATCGTCTGGGAGTACCGTGGGAACCCCCAGGAGTCGTTCTGCTCTCACTCTCGGGGCACCGTCCAAAGGCTGAGCGGAGGCACCACGCTCATCGGGTCCTCCAATCAAGGTCGCGTCTTCGAGGTCACGTCCGAGGGCCAGGTAGTGTGGGAATACCGCACGCCACACCGAAACGACAAGGGCGAGGCCGCCGTCCTCCGCGCCGGCCACTACGAGCAGGCCTTCATCAAAGATCTGCTGCCGCGCTGA
- a CDS encoding ring-cleaving dioxygenase yields MNSPILGLHHVTAIAGDPQINVDFYVGVLGLRLIKKTVNFDDPSTYHLYYGDGVGSPGTVMTFFPWPGARRGTLGSGQTSATAFAVPKHSLDFWRQRFEESLVRADGIERFGVPGLAFSDPDGLRLELLASAQLGVGREPWDGSSVPAEHAIRGFDGVTLLHADSDMTERLLVDAMGFRRVVADGRRVRFESGDGGSGTFVDLLNDPGATSGRVACGSVHHIAFRLADDDAQAGWQHRLFEAGHPTTEVKDRMYFHSIYFREPGGVLFELATDNPGFATDESVEELGSGLRLPPWFESARDRIEKSLPALEQPGDRKAGEAA; encoded by the coding sequence ATGAACTCGCCAATTCTTGGACTTCACCATGTCACCGCGATAGCCGGTGACCCGCAAATCAACGTCGACTTCTATGTCGGCGTGCTGGGGCTGCGCCTCATCAAGAAGACCGTCAACTTCGACGATCCTTCGACCTACCACCTCTATTACGGCGATGGCGTCGGGAGCCCCGGTACGGTCATGACCTTTTTCCCATGGCCGGGCGCTCGCCGCGGAACCCTTGGCTCTGGCCAGACCTCCGCTACGGCCTTTGCCGTGCCGAAACACTCCCTCGACTTCTGGCGTCAGCGTTTCGAGGAGTCGCTCGTACGTGCCGACGGTATCGAGCGCTTCGGTGTGCCAGGGCTCGCTTTCTCCGATCCAGATGGGTTGCGGCTCGAGCTGCTGGCAAGCGCCCAGCTGGGTGTCGGTCGGGAGCCGTGGGACGGCTCGTCGGTGCCGGCGGAGCACGCGATTCGCGGCTTCGACGGCGTCACCCTTCTCCATGCGGACAGCGATATGACGGAGCGATTGCTGGTCGACGCCATGGGTTTCCGTCGGGTGGTGGCCGACGGGCGGCGCGTACGCTTCGAATCGGGTGACGGAGGTTCCGGGACCTTTGTCGACCTGCTGAACGACCCGGGCGCGACTTCGGGTCGCGTGGCGTGTGGCTCGGTCCACCACATCGCCTTTCGGCTGGCCGACGATGATGCCCAGGCCGGGTGGCAACATCGCCTCTTCGAAGCCGGTCATCCAACCACCGAGGTGAAGGACCGCATGTACTTTCATTCGATTTACTTCAGAGAGCCCGGCGGCGTACTCTTCGAGTTGGCGACTGACAATCCCGGCTTCGCGACGGACGAATCGGTCGAAGAGCTGGGCAGTGGACTGCGCTTGCCGCCCTGGTTCGAAAGTGCTCGTGATCGCATCGAGAAGTCCCTTCCCGCACTTGAACAGCCAGGAGACAGAAAGGCTGGGGAGGCGGCGTGA
- a CDS encoding dioxygenase codes for MNSGARRMPAIFAAHGAPVLLEDQDWMAELASWANEMPSPTSILMVSAHWEQRPTALGATRTVPLVYDFFGFPEHYYRTQYPAPGAPHLAERVRELLRQKDIPSTDEPGRGLDHGAYVPLVAMYPNADVPVLQISMPRLKPQELFELGRAFAPLRDEGVLVFGSGFLTHNMRYAFRPGTPGWARDFDAWAESVLSRFDVDALLDFQRSAPAVNMALPTWEHYAPVLVTVGTVADSLAKPMFPITGWWMDGAFTKRSVQFD; via the coding sequence GTGAATTCGGGAGCACGACGCATGCCGGCGATCTTCGCCGCGCACGGCGCGCCGGTGTTGCTCGAGGACCAAGATTGGATGGCTGAGCTCGCCTCGTGGGCGAACGAAATGCCCAGTCCGACGAGCATCCTCATGGTCTCGGCCCACTGGGAGCAGCGCCCAACGGCGCTCGGTGCAACGCGAACCGTTCCACTCGTCTACGATTTCTTCGGGTTTCCGGAGCATTACTATCGAACACAGTACCCGGCACCCGGAGCGCCCCATCTTGCCGAACGAGTTCGCGAACTTCTGCGGCAGAAGGACATTCCAAGTACCGACGAGCCGGGACGCGGATTGGACCACGGCGCGTACGTACCGCTAGTCGCGATGTATCCGAACGCCGACGTGCCTGTGCTCCAGATCTCGATGCCTCGCCTGAAACCGCAGGAGCTGTTCGAGCTCGGTCGTGCCTTTGCGCCGCTTCGCGACGAGGGCGTGTTGGTCTTTGGCAGCGGATTCCTCACCCACAACATGAGATACGCATTCCGTCCCGGAACGCCGGGTTGGGCGCGAGATTTCGACGCCTGGGCTGAGAGCGTGCTCTCTCGATTCGATGTGGACGCATTGCTCGACTTCCAGCGTTCCGCTCCCGCGGTCAACATGGCGTTGCCAACGTGGGAGCACTACGCGCCGGTGCTGGTCACCGTGGGCACGGTTGCCGACTCTCTCGCGAAGCCGATGTTTCCGATAACCGGCTGGTGGATGGACGGAGCGTTCACAAAGCGATCGGTCCAATTCGACTGA
- a CDS encoding CPBP family intramembrane metalloprotease, whose product MAPITHTSGTHPIEPLGRNLVVRGEGTTSLFAVEAPDLFERNARMRENPPAHCNSAPGTRPIWQYFALTFVLSWAAWLPRWLLSSGLLEPTPVVNTVATTGIWLGGIGPSLAAFILVLKDGGRKAGVDLARRALQWKIGIWFLPAVLLVPASALVSHLVNAAFGGVFPNREIHATPWMIAPLFMVFIVLQASEEFGWRGYALDRLQARSGVLVASLVVGCAWALWHLPMFVVSGFPQREASVPYGHFAVTLVAVSVLMTWMQNGASGSLVPAFLCHASINLTGEVLPLWSQGGSGQEDSAAWIVANGMLIVFAVAVVRWSGGDRLK is encoded by the coding sequence ATGGCACCCATCACGCACACGTCAGGCACCCATCCGATCGAACCGCTGGGCCGGAATCTCGTTGTACGAGGCGAGGGCACGACATCATTGTTCGCAGTCGAGGCGCCAGACCTTTTCGAGAGGAACGCACGCATGCGCGAGAATCCACCGGCACACTGCAACTCTGCTCCGGGAACCCGTCCGATTTGGCAGTATTTTGCACTCACCTTCGTTTTGAGCTGGGCCGCGTGGCTCCCCAGATGGCTCCTCTCGTCAGGCCTTCTCGAACCGACGCCAGTGGTAAACACGGTCGCGACCACAGGTATTTGGCTCGGCGGCATCGGGCCATCTCTGGCCGCCTTCATTCTGGTCTTGAAGGACGGGGGGCGAAAGGCCGGCGTCGACCTGGCTCGCCGCGCCCTGCAGTGGAAGATCGGGATATGGTTTCTACCGGCCGTCCTGCTGGTGCCTGCCAGCGCACTCGTTTCACACCTCGTGAATGCAGCCTTCGGCGGGGTCTTTCCGAATAGGGAAATTCACGCGACACCGTGGATGATCGCTCCACTGTTTATGGTGTTCATTGTGCTCCAGGCGTCCGAAGAGTTCGGATGGAGGGGGTATGCCCTCGATCGTTTGCAGGCGCGTTCAGGCGTCCTGGTCGCCAGCCTTGTCGTCGGCTGCGCATGGGCCCTCTGGCACCTGCCCATGTTCGTCGTTTCCGGTTTTCCTCAGCGTGAGGCTTCCGTTCCTTACGGTCACTTCGCCGTCACCCTGGTCGCGGTTTCGGTGCTGATGACCTGGATGCAAAACGGGGCTTCCGGAAGCCTCGTGCCCGCGTTTCTGTGCCACGCATCGATCAACCTCACCGGAGAGGTGCTCCCCCTGTGGAGCCAGGGAGGAAGTGGTCAGGAAGATTCGGCTGCGTGGATCGTCGCCAACGGAATGCTCATCGTCTTTGCAGTCGCAGTCGTCAGATGGAGTGGTGGCGACCGGTTGAAGTGA
- a CDS encoding sodium:pantothenate symporter — protein MDLHTWAWLFLAVYIAIMLGFGYLGSRRVRSADDFATARRSYGPFVLALAFASTAASGATFLGLPGLTYSYGMSTLWIAFCYPLGVYIGVLICQRTIARVGYEAGARSMPEYLGEQYQSEWMRLSVAIFSLMLLFYLASQLVSGLVIFEMMLGVPQSWALGITTAVLLGYVTLGGAHADILTDGAQGLLMLGIAVAVAVMFFLGVGTGGFGRLIDGLKVQDAELLATFNPASTVTASWWAAVTVTVAHIPLGLLPHIGNKLWALKDEDSRTRFVAMACTFGLVLPAITFGGMTARVVLGDTLFETSGGANSALPALFIQIFPPWLAALLGVGILSAIMSTADGLVISTSQVFANDIYRRSLAPRFQPGLSRERLDRNVLAISRVTAVLTIVGAAVLGWATMEMNIVLLMWLGVGGFVASLMGPLVFGSIWPRVTTVAAIAGFWSGAITFILIRGEIVSGLWLVDTPLEEFGVWFAFYATNPYSAATWGAIVSILTTVIVTLLGRPVEST, from the coding sequence ATGGATCTTCACACCTGGGCCTGGCTGTTTCTAGCCGTCTACATCGCTATCATGCTGGGTTTCGGCTATCTCGGCAGTCGGCGCGTTCGGAGCGCGGACGACTTCGCGACGGCACGGCGCAGTTACGGACCGTTCGTGCTCGCGCTTGCTTTTGCCTCGACAGCTGCGAGCGGGGCCACTTTCCTCGGGCTCCCAGGTCTCACCTATAGCTACGGCATGTCGACACTGTGGATCGCATTCTGCTACCCGCTCGGTGTCTACATCGGTGTCCTGATCTGCCAGCGCACGATCGCCAGGGTCGGGTACGAGGCGGGCGCGCGCTCGATGCCGGAGTATCTGGGCGAGCAGTATCAGTCTGAATGGATGCGTCTGTCGGTCGCCATCTTCTCGTTGATGCTGTTGTTCTATCTCGCGAGCCAGCTCGTCTCGGGACTCGTCATTTTCGAGATGATGCTCGGGGTGCCTCAGAGCTGGGCGCTAGGCATCACAACGGCCGTGTTGCTTGGCTACGTGACGCTCGGTGGCGCTCACGCCGATATCTTGACGGACGGTGCCCAGGGCCTGTTGATGCTCGGAATCGCCGTCGCCGTCGCGGTGATGTTCTTCCTCGGCGTCGGCACCGGCGGCTTCGGCAGGCTGATCGACGGCTTGAAGGTGCAGGATGCCGAGCTGCTCGCGACCTTCAATCCGGCAAGCACCGTGACCGCCTCGTGGTGGGCCGCCGTGACAGTGACCGTGGCCCACATCCCCCTCGGGCTTCTGCCCCACATCGGCAACAAGCTCTGGGCGCTCAAAGACGAAGACTCGCGAACCCGATTCGTGGCGATGGCGTGCACCTTTGGGTTGGTCCTGCCGGCGATCACCTTCGGCGGCATGACGGCCCGGGTCGTGCTCGGCGACACACTGTTCGAAACCAGCGGTGGCGCAAACAGCGCGTTACCCGCTCTGTTCATCCAGATCTTCCCCCCCTGGCTCGCGGCACTGCTCGGCGTCGGCATCCTCTCGGCCATCATGTCGACGGCCGACGGCCTGGTCATCTCGACTTCCCAGGTCTTTGCAAACGATATCTACCGCCGCAGCCTGGCTCCGAGGTTTCAGCCCGGTCTGTCGCGCGAACGGCTGGATCGAAACGTCCTGGCGATCAGCCGCGTGACGGCCGTGCTGACGATTGTCGGCGCGGCCGTCCTGGGCTGGGCCACGATGGAAATGAACATCGTGCTTTTGATGTGGCTCGGCGTCGGCGGCTTCGTTGCCTCGCTGATGGGTCCGTTGGTGTTCGGCTCCATTTGGCCCCGCGTCACCACTGTTGCTGCGATCGCAGGTTTCTGGTCCGGCGCCATCACCTTCATCCTGATTCGCGGCGAGATCGTGTCCGGGTTGTGGCTTGTCGATACCCCCCTCGAAGAGTTCGGGGTCTGGTTTGCGTTCTATGCAACCAACCCGTACTCGGCCGCGACATGGGGCGCCATCGTATCTATTTTGACCACGGTGATCGTGACTTTGCTGGGGAGGCCAGTCGAGAGCACATAG
- a CDS encoding SgcJ/EcaC family oxidoreductase, translating to MMWHSPRATMMKVTPISEKGESLMRYPNIRLGVICLSVTSLYACAPHSEQRAGPVVDESKSIEADVGAIKRVNADLIVAFHNGDANAAVALVMDDAVDLPPNRPAVIGKEAIQSSVQSDFDQFTWNFTDQIVEVQVDGDLAVVWTNYMVTLTPKHGGEQIERSGKWLKVLKRQTDGSWKFSRNIWNSHNPPTKPPTS from the coding sequence ATGATGTGGCACTCACCGCGTGCAACAATGATGAAGGTGACACCTATCAGCGAAAAGGGAGAGAGTCTCATGAGATACCCGAATATCCGGTTGGGAGTGATCTGTCTTTCAGTCACGTCGCTGTACGCTTGTGCTCCCCACTCTGAACAGCGGGCTGGGCCTGTTGTCGACGAATCCAAGAGTATCGAAGCGGATGTGGGAGCGATCAAAAGAGTGAATGCCGATTTGATCGTGGCCTTCCACAATGGCGACGCAAACGCTGCGGTCGCCCTCGTAATGGACGATGCGGTTGATCTTCCTCCAAACCGCCCTGCGGTGATTGGCAAGGAGGCCATTCAATCATCCGTTCAGTCAGACTTCGACCAATTCACCTGGAATTTCACCGATCAGATTGTTGAGGTACAAGTAGATGGCGATTTGGCGGTCGTCTGGACCAACTACATGGTGACACTGACCCCCAAACACGGCGGCGAACAGATCGAGAGAAGTGGCAAGTGGCTCAAGGTCCTGAAAAGGCAGACCGACGGCTCGTGGAAGTTCTCACGCAACATTTGGAACAGCCATAATCCACCAACCAAACCACCCACCAGTTGA